CCCTGGCCGGTCTCGATCCGGACGCGATGTCCGTGTCGTCGAAGATCGGCGGAGTGGTCTTCGGGCTCTACTTCGCGCTGTGCGGGCTGGTCGCCCTGCTGGTGGCGCTCCGCGACCGCGCGCCGGCCGGGCTCGGCCGGGTCCTGCTGATCAGCGCGGCCGTGGTGCACGGGCTGCTCGGGGCCTTCACCTGGGGACTGGTGGGCCCCGGCGCCTTCGTCTTCATGATCGTCGTACTCGGTCTCATCGTGCTGCTGCTGATGACCTACGACGCCCACGAGCGGCCCGCGCCCGCGACGCGGCCCGAGGGCGGCACGGGCGACGACGGTACGCCGGTCAGCCCGCCGCCGGCGCCCACAACTCCGTGATGCCGGTCCCCAGCTCGGCGAGCAGCCGCCGCAGCAGGGGCAGGCTCAGGCCGATGACGTTGCCGTGGTCCCCGTCGATGCCGTCGATGAACGGGGCGGAGCGGCCGTCCAGGGTGAACGCCCCGGCGACGTACAGCGGCTCTCCGGAGGCCACGTAGGCCGCGATCTCCTCGTCGGTCGGCTCGCCGAAGCGGACGACGGTGGAGGCGGTGGCCGAGACGTGGCGGCCGGAGGCGGTGTCCCACACGCAGTGGCCGGTCTGCAGAGTGCCCGCCCGGCCGCGCATCGCCTTCCAGCGGGCGGTCGCCTCCTCGGCGTCCGCCGGCTTGCCGAGGGCCTGGCCGTCCAGGTCGAGCACCGAGTCGCAGCCGATCACCAGGGCACCGTGCACCTCGGGCTTCGCGGCCACGACGGAGGCCTTGGCCTCGGCCAGGGCGAGGGCCAGCTCGGCGGGGGTGGGGGCGGTGACGGCGTCCTCGTCGACCCCGCTCACGAGGACCTCGGGAGCCAGGCCGGCCTGGCGGAGCAGGCCCAGTCGGGCCGGGGACTGGGAGGCGAGGACGAGTCGGCGACGCGGCTGCTGGTCGGTCATGGGACCAGGGTATCGGCGGCGCGGGGGATCGCCGGGCGCGCTCAGTGCAGGCCGGCGACCAGCATCGCGAGAACCATCGCCAGCGCCAGGAAGACGCCCAGTCGCCGCAGCCTGTGCTGCATGTCGCGCAGTTCCTCGGGCGGCTCGTTCTTCGGGTCGGACCAGAGCATGGCACCAGCGTGCGGCCTCGGGAGGAGGCGGCGCTTGAGTACGGGTACCTAGATCGGGGCGCGGGGTTCCGCCGCCGTGCGCGGTTCCTCGCGCCCCTGGGCGTTCACCCTCAGGCGGGCCAGTAGGTGCGGCCCCATGTCGCCGGGCCCGGCTGGGGCAATCGGTGGGCGGCGATACGGGCAGGGTCGGACCACGCGTCCCTGCCGCCCGGCGCGGCCGCGGGCGCCGCTTCCGCCGCCACCGCGCGGGCCCGGACCACCGCGAGCGCCGCGGCCAGTTCCTCCGGGGTCGGGTTGCCCCGTACGACCTTGATCACAGCGGCTCCTTACAGGGGGATGTTGCCGTGCTTCTTCGGGGGGAGCGATTCGCGCTTGGTGCGCAGTTGGCGCAGGCCGCGGACGATGTGGCGGCGGGTGTCGGACGGCATGATCACCGCGTCGACGTAGCCGCGTTCGGCCGCCGTGTAGGGGTTGAGGAGGGCGTCCTCGTACTCCTGGATCAGGCGGGCGCGGGTGGTCTCGGCGTCGTCACCGGCCTCGGCGATCGTGCGACGGTGCAGGATGTTGACCGCGCCCTGGGCGCCCATGACGGCGATCTGGGCGGTCGGCCAGGCCAGGTTGAGGTCGGCGCCCAGGTGCTTGGAGCCCATGACGTCGTAGGCGCCGCCGAAGGCCTTGCGGGTGATGACCGTGATGAGGGGGACGGTGGCCTCGGCGTAGGCGTAGATCAGCTTGGCGCCGCGGCGGATGATGCCGTCGTGCTCCTGGTCGACGCCGGGCAGGAAGCCGGGGACGTCCACGAAGGTGATCACGGGGACGTTGAAGGCGTCGCAGGTGCGGACGAAGCGGGCCGCCTTCTCGGACGCGGTGATGTCCAGGCAGCCGGCGAACTGCATCGGCTGGTTGGCGACGATGCCGACCGGGCGGCCCTCGACCCGGCCGAAGCCGGTCAGGATGTTCGGCGCGAACAGGGCCTGGGTCTCGAAGAACTCCGCGTCGTCGAGGACGTGCTCGATGACCGTGTGCATGTCGTACGGCTGGTTCGCCGAGTCCGGGACGATCACGTCCAGTTCGGCGTCCTCGTCCGTGACCGCGAGGTCGGCCTCCTCCGGGAAGGCGGGGGGCTCGGACAGGTTGTTGGACGGCAGGTACGACAGCAGCTGCTTGACGTACTCGATGGCGTCCTTCTCGTCGCCCGCCATGTGGTGCGCCACGCCCGAGGTGGAGTTGTGGGTGCGGGCGCCGCCCAGCTCCTCGAAGCCGACGTCCTCGCCGGTGACGGTCTTGATGACGTCGGGCCCGGTGATGAACATGTGCGAGGTCTGGTCGACCATGACCGTGAAGTCGGTGATCGCGGGGGAGTAGACCGCGCCGCCCGCGCAGGGGCCCACGACCAGGCTGATCTGCGGGATGACGCCGGAGGCGTGGGTGTTGCGGCGGAAGATCTCGCCGTAGGCGCCGAGCGAGGCGACGCCCTCCTGGATGCGGGCGCCGCCGGAGTCGTTGATGCCGATGACCGGGCAGCCGGTCTTCAGCGCGAAGTCCATGACCTTGACGATCTTCTGGCCGTAGACCTCGCCCAGGGCGCCGCCGAAGACGGTGAAGTCCTGGGAGAACACGGCGACGGGGCGGCCGTCGACGGTGCCGTAGCCGGTGACGACGCCGTCGCCGTAGGGGCGGTTGGCGTCCAGGCCGAAGTTGGTGGAGCGGTGCCGGGCGAACTCGTCCAGCTCGACGAAGGAGCCCTCGTCGAGCAGGAGGTCGATACGCTCACGGGCCGTCAGCTTGCCCTTGGCGTGCTGCTTCTCCACGGCACGTGAGGAACCGGCGTGCGTCGCCTCCTCGATACGGCGCGTCAGATCCGCGAGCTTGCCCGCGGTCGTGTGGATGTCGGGCTGCTGCTCTTCCGGCTCGGACATCGGGATGCGGCTCCCTGCCTGCTCAAAAGGGGGGACGGTTACTCGTTCGTAGAGTAGTAGGGGGTCTTCCGTTCGGCAGTGCGGTCTTTCCCACACCTAGGGTGGGTTGCATGACGCCGCGCGATGCCTCTGGCTCCCCGAACAACCGCTGGTCCGACCTGGACCGGCCGCCCCTCGACGGCACGGCGCTGCGCCGGGCGCTGGTGCGGCAGGGAGGGCTGTGGCGGCGGGTGGACGTGGTGCAGCGGACCGGCTCCACCAACTCCGACCTCGTGGCCCGCGCCGCCGAGGAGGAGCTGGGGGAGGGGGCCGTCCTGGTCGCCGAGGAGCAGACCGCCGCCCGGGGCCGCCTGGACCGGCAGTGGACGGCACCGCCCCGCTCCGGGCTCTTCTTCTCCGTGCTGCTGCGCCCCACCGAGGTGCCGGTGGCCCGCTGGGGCTGGCTGCCGCTGCTGACCGGCGTGGCCGTGGCGACCGGGCTCTCCCGGGTGGCGGGCGTCGACACGGCGCTGAAGTGGCCCAACGACCTGCTGGTGACCGTCGGCGACGAGGAGCGCAAGGCCGGCGGCATCCTCGCCGAGCGGGCCGGCGACGGGGTCGTCGTCGGCGTAGGCGTCAACGTCACTCTCCGGGCCGACGAGCTGCCCGTCCCGCAGGCCGGCTCACTGGCGCTGGCCGGCGCCGCGAACACCGACCGGGACCCGCTGCTGCGGGGCGTGCTGCGGTCGCTGGAGGACTGGTACGGGCGGTGGCGGTCGGCGGAGGGCGACCCG
The Streptomyces sp. NBC_01723 genome window above contains:
- a CDS encoding nucleoside triphosphate pyrophosphatase: MTDQQPRRRLVLASQSPARLGLLRQAGLAPEVLVSGVDEDAVTAPTPAELALALAEAKASVVAAKPEVHGALVIGCDSVLDLDGQALGKPADAEEATARWKAMRGRAGTLQTGHCVWDTASGRHVSATASTVVRFGEPTDEEIAAYVASGEPLYVAGAFTLDGRSAPFIDGIDGDHGNVIGLSLPLLRRLLAELGTGITELWAPAAG
- the mmpB gene encoding morphogenic membrane protein MmpB, which produces MLWSDPKNEPPEELRDMQHRLRRLGVFLALAMVLAMLVAGLH
- a CDS encoding acyl-CoA carboxylase epsilon subunit, which gives rise to MIKVVRGNPTPEELAAALAVVRARAVAAEAAPAAAPGGRDAWSDPARIAAHRLPQPGPATWGRTYWPA
- a CDS encoding acyl-CoA carboxylase subunit beta, whose translation is MSEPEEQQPDIHTTAGKLADLTRRIEEATHAGSSRAVEKQHAKGKLTARERIDLLLDEGSFVELDEFARHRSTNFGLDANRPYGDGVVTGYGTVDGRPVAVFSQDFTVFGGALGEVYGQKIVKVMDFALKTGCPVIGINDSGGARIQEGVASLGAYGEIFRRNTHASGVIPQISLVVGPCAGGAVYSPAITDFTVMVDQTSHMFITGPDVIKTVTGEDVGFEELGGARTHNSTSGVAHHMAGDEKDAIEYVKQLLSYLPSNNLSEPPAFPEEADLAVTDEDAELDVIVPDSANQPYDMHTVIEHVLDDAEFFETQALFAPNILTGFGRVEGRPVGIVANQPMQFAGCLDITASEKAARFVRTCDAFNVPVITFVDVPGFLPGVDQEHDGIIRRGAKLIYAYAEATVPLITVITRKAFGGAYDVMGSKHLGADLNLAWPTAQIAVMGAQGAVNILHRRTIAEAGDDAETTRARLIQEYEDALLNPYTAAERGYVDAVIMPSDTRRHIVRGLRQLRTKRESLPPKKHGNIPL
- a CDS encoding biotin--[acetyl-CoA-carboxylase] ligase, which gives rise to MTPRDASGSPNNRWSDLDRPPLDGTALRRALVRQGGLWRRVDVVQRTGSTNSDLVARAAEEELGEGAVLVAEEQTAARGRLDRQWTAPPRSGLFFSVLLRPTEVPVARWGWLPLLTGVAVATGLSRVAGVDTALKWPNDLLVTVGDEERKAGGILAERAGDGVVVGVGVNVTLRADELPVPQAGSLALAGAANTDRDPLLRGVLRSLEDWYGRWRSAEGDPLASGLQETYAAGCATLGRVVRAELPGDRSLVGEAVAVDGDGRLVLATGAGVQEPVGAGDIVHLRLA